A portion of the Candidatus Nitrosotenuis aquarius genome contains these proteins:
- a CDS encoding 50S ribosomal protein L3: MGHRKHSQPRRGSLAYLPRGRAKSMEPRIRTWPDIVSEQPKLLGYAGFKVGCIQIVSIDDREKTPNHGKQLVSLGTVVATPPISVIGIRGYYEDIDGAHALFDVYSNDMPKEVSRLFTLKPKEGTLERAEKMLNRTSELYAIVAVLPNNAGISQKKPYVFEVAVKGGDLKKQFDFLKSLFGKQVKVEEVFELGSSVDVASITKGKGWEGPITRWGVKKKQHKSRKSVRALGTLGPISPSSIMYTVPRAGQRGFHQRVEYNKRIMIMSNTDKDDFKINPTGGYKHYGFVNGDFVVLKGSVPGTYRRLVKLRTQVRNVPNKVLKPNILEIVV; encoded by the coding sequence ATGGGTCATAGAAAACACAGCCAGCCACGCCGTGGTAGTCTTGCATATCTGCCTAGAGGACGTGCCAAAAGCATGGAACCAAGAATCAGAACCTGGCCGGACATTGTATCTGAGCAGCCAAAGCTTTTGGGCTATGCTGGATTCAAAGTCGGATGCATCCAAATTGTAAGCATTGATGATAGAGAAAAAACACCAAACCATGGAAAACAACTAGTCAGCCTTGGTACTGTAGTTGCAACACCACCAATCTCAGTAATTGGAATTCGCGGATATTATGAAGACATTGATGGTGCACATGCATTATTTGACGTCTATTCTAACGATATGCCAAAAGAAGTTTCAAGATTATTCACACTAAAACCAAAAGAAGGAACACTAGAGCGAGCAGAAAAAATGCTAAATCGCACAAGTGAACTATATGCAATTGTCGCAGTACTGCCAAACAATGCAGGAATCTCACAAAAGAAGCCATATGTTTTTGAAGTTGCAGTAAAAGGTGGCGACCTCAAAAAACAATTTGATTTTCTAAAATCTCTCTTTGGAAAGCAAGTCAAAGTAGAAGAAGTCTTTGAGCTTGGCTCAAGCGTTGATGTAGCATCAATTACCAAAGGCAAAGGATGGGAAGGTCCAATCACAAGATGGGGTGTCAAGAAAAAGCAGCACAAATCAAGAAAGTCAGTTCGAGCTCTTGGCACATTGGGTCCAATCTCACCGTCTAGCATCATGTACACCGTACCTCGCGCAGGCCAGCGTGGTTTCCATCAAAGAGTAGAATACAACAAACGAATCATGATCATGAGTAACACCGACAAAGACGATTTCAAAATCAACCCAACTGGCGGATACAAACACTATGGGTTTGTCAACGGCGACTTTGTGGTTCTCAAAGGCTCAGTTCCAGGAACATACCGAAGACTAGTAAAACTTAGAACCCAAGTAAGAAATGTTCCAAACAAAGTTCTCAAGCCAAACATATTGGAGATTGTAGTATGA
- a CDS encoding putative RNA uridine N3 methyltransferase has protein sequence MNISVAIPDSCLKDEATKLDKSRKVSIIARACAIFGVQTIFIYDEGQGNTSDRLLLATILRYLETPQYLRKTIFPKIDDLRYAGIMHPLQIPHHSLSSNPKNIKPGDVREGAIIFHKGKKFIDIGIHQMLPYYGKEWDKKRVTVQIKTTDPITFKEISEHEIKQYWGYKVKERPSLIKILEEWSGTIILTSRKGKEITQKQLQEYGHTDKPLLVVFGAPDRGLYDILGNKINQFQNAKTFNFFPNQATDTVRMEESMIGILSILNMAHSN, from the coding sequence TTGAATATCTCTGTAGCAATTCCAGATTCCTGTCTTAAAGACGAAGCAACCAAGCTAGACAAGTCTCGCAAAGTCTCCATAATTGCAAGAGCATGTGCGATTTTTGGCGTACAAACGATTTTCATCTACGATGAAGGCCAAGGCAACACGTCCGATCGGCTACTCTTGGCAACCATACTGCGATATTTGGAAACGCCACAATATTTGCGCAAAACAATTTTTCCAAAAATAGATGACCTTCGTTATGCAGGAATAATGCATCCTCTGCAAATCCCACACCATTCACTGTCCTCGAATCCAAAAAACATCAAGCCCGGTGATGTACGTGAAGGTGCAATCATATTTCACAAAGGAAAAAAGTTCATCGACATTGGAATTCACCAAATGCTTCCGTACTATGGAAAAGAATGGGACAAAAAACGAGTCACAGTCCAAATCAAAACCACAGATCCGATAACATTCAAAGAAATCTCAGAGCACGAAATCAAGCAATATTGGGGCTACAAAGTCAAAGAACGCCCAAGCTTAATCAAAATCCTAGAAGAATGGAGTGGCACCATAATTCTAACATCACGAAAAGGCAAAGAAATAACACAAAAACAGCTCCAAGAATATGGTCACACCGATAAGCCTTTGTTGGTGGTTTTTGGCGCACCAGATCGAGGACTGTATGACATTTTAGGCAACAAGATAAACCAATTCCAAAACGCAAAAACATTCAACTTTTTCCCAAATCAGGCAACCGATACTGTGCGCATGGAAGAATCCATGATCGGAATCTTGTCGATTCTGAACATGGCACATTCAAATTAA
- the psmA gene encoding archaeal proteasome endopeptidase complex subunit alpha — protein sequence MLPSQQGYDRAITIFSPDGRLYQVEYAIETVRRGAIAVGIKSKDGIVMAVEEKPRKLQISESAHKIFQIDEHIGFAAAGYIPDARSQADNARFFSQSNRIIYDEAVDVETVAKHLADQCQQYTQFGGARPFGVALIIGGVDSNGNSLYLTDPSGTYIAYDAVSIGAGSEQANDFLEKNFKHDLSLDDAAALATSCIYIASDQKEGTDHIKMSIIKSSTKQFEKVTPEQIANYAKLGKQKFPIPNA from the coding sequence TTGCTTCCTTCTCAACAAGGCTATGACAGAGCTATTACAATATTTTCTCCGGATGGACGACTCTATCAAGTAGAATACGCAATCGAAACAGTACGACGCGGAGCAATCGCAGTTGGTATTAAAAGCAAAGACGGAATTGTAATGGCAGTAGAAGAAAAACCACGCAAATTACAAATCTCTGAATCAGCTCATAAAATTTTCCAAATTGATGAACACATCGGATTTGCAGCAGCTGGCTACATTCCGGATGCCCGAAGTCAAGCAGACAATGCGAGATTTTTCTCACAGAGTAACAGGATAATTTACGATGAAGCCGTAGACGTTGAAACAGTCGCAAAACATCTTGCAGACCAATGCCAACAATACACTCAGTTTGGTGGAGCAAGACCATTCGGCGTCGCATTAATCATTGGTGGCGTCGACTCTAATGGTAACTCACTATATCTGACTGATCCCAGTGGAACCTACATCGCATATGATGCAGTCTCAATTGGTGCAGGCTCTGAGCAAGCAAATGACTTTCTTGAAAAGAACTTCAAACATGATCTATCATTAGATGACGCAGCTGCACTTGCTACTTCCTGCATCTACATTGCAAGTGATCAAAAAGAAGGGACAGACCACATCAAAATGTCAATTATCAAATCATCAACCAAGCAATTTGAAAAAGTAACTCCAGAGCAAATTGCAAATTATGCAAAGCTTGGAAAACAAAAGTTCCCAATTCCAAATGCGTAG
- a CDS encoding DUF371 domain-containing protein has translation MRFEIPFFGHENVRALHTRTIEITTEHDLTLQGDCIVGVGADHGCVSIPENLKEKLRRSESKIIITIQVDDEEFVIEGKGHEDLRLENPHDIVIRKSNFLCPRTLAIGCDKASDDIPRKMIKKLQNPKTKGLFVIEVT, from the coding sequence GTGCGATTTGAGATTCCATTTTTCGGACATGAAAACGTGCGGGCGCTACACACAAGGACAATAGAGATCACAACAGAACACGATCTGACACTTCAAGGAGACTGCATAGTCGGGGTTGGTGCAGATCATGGTTGTGTGAGCATACCAGAAAATCTAAAAGAAAAACTCCGCCGATCTGAATCAAAGATAATAATTACAATTCAAGTTGATGATGAAGAGTTTGTCATCGAGGGCAAAGGTCATGAAGATCTCAGACTAGAAAACCCCCACGACATTGTAATTAGGAAAAGTAATTTTCTTTGTCCGCGAACCTTGGCAATTGGATGCGACAAGGCATCTGATGATATTCCAAGAAAAATGATAAAAAAATTACAAAACCCTAAAACAAAAGGATTGTTTGTAATCGAAGTTACTTGA
- a CDS encoding ArsR/SmtB family transcription factor, with product MSTLLEKTIKVNRVVSISVEHAKALEDPARVKIVEMLYHKQLTAEQIAKELQKNGHNKAITTIRHHLDILKEAGLIEIVKIEEVRGAIAKFYGTSIKLFSNSSSKDFDSKYSSMIKITSAKIEKILEGIAKKPALQKKSESAYNEFVLTEIVNRAMANVLENKDLTGQKKIK from the coding sequence ATGTCAACATTACTAGAAAAAACAATCAAGGTCAACCGAGTGGTAAGCATCTCAGTTGAACACGCAAAGGCCCTGGAAGATCCTGCCAGAGTAAAGATAGTGGAAATGCTGTATCACAAACAACTAACAGCGGAACAAATCGCAAAGGAACTCCAAAAAAATGGACACAACAAAGCCATCACCACAATCCGACATCATTTGGACATTCTCAAAGAAGCAGGCCTAATTGAGATAGTAAAAATTGAAGAAGTGAGGGGGGCCATTGCAAAATTCTATGGTACCTCAATCAAACTGTTCTCAAATTCATCATCAAAAGACTTTGATTCGAAATACTCCTCGATGATAAAAATAACATCCGCAAAAATTGAGAAAATTCTAGAAGGTATTGCAAAAAAGCCGGCACTACAAAAAAAGTCAGAATCTGCTTACAATGAATTTGTCCTCACCGAAATCGTAAATCGGGCTATGGCAAATGTTCTTGAAAACAAGGACCTTACAGGACAAAAAAAGATCAAGTAA
- the purC gene encoding phosphoribosylaminoimidazolesuccinocarboxamide synthase: MKFIGSGKVKDVYDMEDGTLLFKFSDRVSAYDVKFHDPIPHKGEALTKFAEFWFEKLPVKNHFVKSVSKNEIIVKKMQMIPVECVVRGYFYGSLISRWNAGEIVIPEGSKTEIAAKLPKPIFDPTTKSEHDEPINKKIALERKLVTEDEYNFLESKSLEIYDTMYGIADAAGFILADLKLEFGKLDGVITLGDSIGPDEYRMWPKETYVVGKIQESYDKQILRDWLTANGYQKQFDDARKAGKEPIAPSIPPEIIQKMSSRYVDSYKLISGKTL, translated from the coding sequence TTGAAATTCATAGGTTCTGGTAAGGTAAAAGACGTCTATGACATGGAAGATGGCACTCTACTTTTCAAATTCAGCGATCGTGTATCTGCATATGATGTCAAGTTTCATGATCCGATACCACACAAAGGCGAAGCACTAACAAAATTTGCAGAATTCTGGTTTGAGAAACTACCTGTCAAAAATCACTTTGTAAAATCGGTTTCAAAAAATGAAATCATTGTCAAAAAAATGCAAATGATTCCTGTAGAATGTGTAGTACGTGGATATTTCTATGGTAGCCTAATTTCACGATGGAATGCAGGCGAAATCGTAATTCCAGAAGGGAGCAAAACCGAAATTGCGGCCAAACTGCCAAAGCCGATCTTTGATCCTACAACAAAATCAGAACATGATGAACCAATCAACAAAAAAATTGCACTAGAACGAAAACTAGTAACTGAGGACGAATACAATTTCCTAGAATCCAAATCGCTTGAAATCTATGATACAATGTACGGGATTGCAGATGCCGCAGGATTCATACTGGCAGACCTCAAACTGGAGTTTGGCAAGCTTGATGGGGTAATCACACTAGGTGATTCAATAGGTCCAGATGAATACCGAATGTGGCCAAAGGAGACATATGTCGTAGGCAAGATACAAGAGTCCTACGACAAACAAATTCTGCGTGATTGGCTTACTGCAAACGGATATCAAAAACAATTTGATGATGCAAGAAAGGCAGGCAAAGAACCAATAGCGCCCTCCATACCGCCTGAGATTATACAAAAAATGTCAAGTCGATACGTAGATTCCTACAAACTAATTTCTGGCAAGACTCTTTAG
- a CDS encoding PQQ-dependent sugar dehydrogenase, with protein sequence MKILLLALCVSMSFLPAFASHTGNSGDSGPVIYDQGLTVERYVNEGIPNSPTTMAFVGDNLLVLERYTGLVRLVRDGQLSPWPVLDVSVAKDGERGMLGITTIGNDVYLYFTAADSDAGKAIENRVFKYTWNGDKLVDPVLLKTLPSDNFYHNGGAMTNHNGQVYAVIGDNGNYGWLQNRPHEWKNDTSVILRVDPPGPYYAIGIRNSFGLVIDPVTGNLWDTENGPDEYDEINFVPENFNSGWIEIMGPTDNQTKIDSLPKYENYAYSNPEFSWQKPVAPTAIEFGSKELGQENKVFVVDCNTGNLYRFTLNPDRTGFIFESPDLQDLVLNVDDSPDEIIVGSGFGCSTDIELGPDGFLYILSLSQGAIYRIIPTASGEQPIPDAPKTEFPIEYILTTSAIVATIIVAVVAAMLVRVIIKKRKS encoded by the coding sequence GTGAAGATTCTTCTTTTGGCTCTGTGTGTCTCCATGTCATTTTTGCCTGCCTTTGCAAGCCATACTGGGAATAGTGGAGATTCAGGTCCGGTCATATACGATCAAGGCCTAACAGTAGAACGCTATGTCAATGAAGGCATTCCAAACAGCCCAACTACAATGGCCTTTGTTGGCGACAACCTATTGGTGTTGGAGCGATATACCGGACTGGTAAGATTGGTGCGAGACGGTCAGCTCAGTCCGTGGCCTGTCCTAGACGTGTCGGTTGCAAAAGATGGAGAGCGGGGAATGCTTGGAATCACCACAATAGGAAATGATGTTTATCTTTATTTTACGGCGGCAGATTCTGACGCAGGTAAAGCAATAGAGAATAGAGTTTTCAAATATACTTGGAATGGGGACAAGCTTGTTGATCCAGTATTGCTAAAGACGTTACCAAGCGATAACTTTTATCACAATGGTGGCGCAATGACAAACCACAACGGTCAAGTCTATGCAGTAATTGGAGATAATGGGAATTATGGTTGGCTGCAGAATAGGCCCCATGAATGGAAAAATGACACCAGCGTGATTTTACGAGTCGACCCACCCGGCCCATATTATGCAATTGGAATTAGAAACAGCTTTGGCCTTGTAATCGATCCTGTTACTGGCAACCTTTGGGATACTGAAAACGGGCCTGACGAATATGACGAGATCAATTTTGTGCCAGAGAACTTTAACAGTGGTTGGATTGAGATTATGGGTCCAACAGACAATCAAACCAAAATTGATTCATTGCCAAAATACGAAAATTATGCATACAGCAATCCCGAATTTAGCTGGCAAAAACCCGTCGCCCCCACAGCAATTGAATTTGGCAGTAAGGAACTAGGACAAGAGAACAAGGTCTTTGTAGTTGACTGCAACACAGGCAATCTCTACAGATTTACCCTCAATCCAGATAGAACGGGTTTTATTTTTGAATCGCCTGATTTGCAAGACTTGGTGCTAAATGTAGACGATTCACCAGATGAAATCATAGTTGGAAGTGGATTTGGTTGTTCGACGGATATTGAGCTAGGTCCTGACGGATTCTTGTACATTTTGTCATTGTCACAGGGGGCGATTTACAGAATAATCCCCACAGCATCAGGCGAGCAGCCAATCCCAGATGCACCAAAAACAGAATTCCCAATAGAATACATACTGACCACATCTGCGATTGTTGCAACCATAATAGTTGCAGTTGTTGCTGCAATGTTGGTCAGAGTGATAATAAAGAAAAGAAAATCCTAA
- a CDS encoding Lrp/AsnC family transcriptional regulator, whose product MEIAFVLVKCETAHEMDVMRDILKIDGVKEAHGTYGMYDLFVKVVGQNHKVVSDIITKQIRKTKNVVSTTTLSTIPEQGGK is encoded by the coding sequence ATGGAAATTGCATTTGTTCTTGTAAAGTGCGAAACGGCGCACGAAATGGATGTCATGCGTGACATACTCAAAATCGACGGAGTAAAAGAAGCCCATGGGACATACGGAATGTATGATTTGTTTGTCAAAGTGGTGGGGCAAAACCACAAGGTAGTCTCTGATATCATAACAAAGCAAATCCGCAAGACCAAAAACGTGGTATCGACTACTACATTATCTACAATTCCAGAACAAGGCGGAAAATAG
- the purF gene encoding amidophosphoribosyltransferase produces the protein MPKVKENCGVVGIFSRDGSNVIPMVIDALRALQHRGQEAWGIAVPNKTPVKRLGLVSAASSEFQKITEEYASPAAIGHVRYSTVGRSSLENAQPLKVKDLCIAHNGTIANVAELANMVGGCTFTPQNSSDTMIAAQRLVSLMSTNGKLGSALSILKNEMAGSYCFTFVSDDNAVYAARDPRGFRPMVLGSKEEGGVSIVASESSALSAIGAKLVRDVVPGELLKFSKTGMETEMFSEAKQRSHCSFEFTYFAHPTSKMEGTNIYVARKRIGQFLAKKFPIKDADLVIPVPDSARPAALGYAQELGLIFDEGLLKDRYSKKGPLRSFIEPHQSDRVEINRWIIPISEIINGKHVVVIDDSLVRGTSSKAIIKALRRAGAKKISMLITYPPIKYPCYAGIDFPSQDELATGANQDRTEQEIIEKIRSDIGADFLGYNDAQNLATAVGIPHNSMCFTCTTGNYETLGIKPQFKTREEMKGE, from the coding sequence ATGCCTAAAGTAAAAGAGAATTGTGGTGTAGTGGGAATTTTCTCAAGAGATGGCTCTAATGTAATACCTATGGTAATTGATGCATTACGTGCACTACAACACCGAGGCCAAGAGGCTTGGGGGATAGCAGTTCCAAACAAGACTCCCGTGAAACGATTGGGTCTAGTTTCTGCGGCATCATCCGAATTTCAAAAAATAACAGAAGAATACGCATCGCCTGCAGCGATTGGCCATGTGAGATATTCTACGGTTGGACGAAGCAGCCTAGAAAACGCACAACCGCTCAAAGTCAAGGATCTTTGCATTGCCCACAATGGAACAATTGCCAATGTTGCGGAGCTAGCAAACATGGTTGGTGGTTGTACATTCACCCCGCAAAACTCTAGTGACACCATGATTGCCGCACAACGCCTAGTATCATTGATGTCCACTAATGGAAAACTTGGATCTGCACTATCCATTCTCAAAAACGAAATGGCAGGCTCGTATTGCTTTACTTTTGTATCTGACGATAATGCCGTCTATGCAGCGCGCGATCCGCGTGGATTCCGACCGATGGTTTTAGGCTCTAAGGAAGAAGGCGGAGTTTCAATTGTGGCGTCAGAGTCATCGGCGCTTTCTGCAATAGGGGCAAAACTGGTTCGAGATGTTGTTCCCGGAGAGCTGCTCAAGTTCAGCAAGACTGGTATGGAAACAGAAATGTTCTCGGAGGCAAAACAGCGCTCTCATTGCTCGTTTGAATTCACATATTTTGCACACCCGACATCTAAAATGGAGGGAACAAACATCTATGTCGCAAGAAAAAGAATCGGACAATTCTTGGCAAAAAAATTCCCAATAAAAGATGCAGACTTGGTAATCCCAGTTCCGGACTCTGCAAGACCGGCTGCATTAGGTTATGCGCAAGAGCTAGGATTGATATTTGATGAAGGGCTGCTCAAGGACAGATACAGCAAGAAGGGACCACTGCGAAGCTTCATTGAGCCACACCAGTCAGACAGAGTCGAGATAAATCGCTGGATCATACCTATTTCTGAAATAATAAATGGCAAGCATGTTGTAGTAATTGATGACAGTCTGGTCCGCGGTACGAGCTCCAAGGCAATCATCAAAGCACTCAGACGTGCTGGTGCCAAAAAAATCAGTATGCTGATCACATATCCTCCAATCAAATATCCATGCTATGCTGGAATTGACTTTCCATCGCAAGACGAGCTGGCAACTGGGGCAAACCAAGACAGAACCGAACAAGAAATCATTGAGAAAATTAGGAGCGACATTGGTGCAGACTTTTTAGGATATAATGACGCACAAAACTTGGCGACTGCGGTAGGAATTCCACACAATTCGATGTGCTTTACATGCACTACGGGAAACTATGAGACCCTGGGAATAAAGCCACAGTTTAAAACCCGTGAGGAGATGAAAGGGGAATAA
- the purL gene encoding phosphoribosylformylglycinamidine synthase subunit PurL: MSLQKEELEYLTKKIGRQPNDTERHIVAAEWSEHCSYKSSKIHLRMLPNKGARVIHEKGYDSGVLDVGDGYVVTVHIESHNHPSAVEPYGGAATGVGGVIRDILSAGTRPIALLDGLRFGDITKDSHARWLFKNAVTGIADYGNCLGIPTVGGEVEFDKCYSNYALVDVASVGFGKKERLIKNHANAGDVVVLMGGSTGRDGIGGAQFASDSLETEDRSAVQIPDPFIEKLIIEATLEARNEGLIKAIKDLGGGGLSCAISETADAMGVGIELDVNLVHTREPNMKPVEIMTSESQERMLVITDKKRLPKLQKICKKFRVSCSVIGKVTGDKIMKVTDSKSVLASMPAEIVANAPLLNRPSKEPAYLKQLQNKKEPTASKDISKTILSLLSSPNIASKIWVYGQYDHEVGIRTVVKPGSDAAVLRLDNEKYLAVKIDGNPKHCYLDPKHGAMGCFEEACRNVVCTGAEPIGMVDHLQFGNPENPEIFWTFLESLKGITEFCKHFEIPCVGGKVSLYNETPQGPIKPTPLIGVLGLIEKTPLKPQKIMPNDALILVGTTKDELGGSEYYEYIHDFIGGRAPKIDLSESKKNMKAVLSIVQSGQVKAAHDCAKGGLAIAVSELCMTSQIGCVVSLDKVPQQKLDSAKILFSESHSRYLLVVEPSKLAPVLAALKKKNITHSQIGSFQGNEIVFSNKKNQVAKLRVDKAHEKWFNSLRELVLHA, from the coding sequence ATGAGTTTACAAAAAGAAGAACTAGAGTATCTAACTAAAAAAATTGGCAGGCAACCAAACGACACTGAACGACACATTGTGGCCGCAGAATGGTCAGAGCACTGCTCGTACAAGTCTTCAAAGATTCACCTGAGGATGCTTCCAAACAAAGGAGCGCGAGTAATCCATGAAAAAGGATATGATTCTGGAGTATTAGATGTTGGAGACGGCTATGTAGTCACCGTACACATAGAATCGCATAACCACCCATCAGCCGTGGAGCCCTATGGCGGGGCGGCAACAGGTGTTGGCGGAGTAATTCGTGATATCCTGTCCGCTGGCACAAGACCGATTGCATTGCTTGATGGGTTGAGATTTGGCGATATAACAAAAGACTCGCATGCAAGATGGTTGTTCAAAAATGCAGTTACGGGAATTGCAGACTATGGAAACTGTTTAGGAATCCCAACAGTTGGTGGCGAAGTCGAATTTGACAAGTGTTATTCTAATTATGCGTTAGTCGATGTTGCATCTGTTGGCTTTGGGAAAAAAGAGAGACTGATCAAAAATCATGCAAATGCAGGTGATGTGGTTGTATTGATGGGCGGTTCAACTGGGCGAGACGGAATCGGTGGTGCACAATTTGCATCAGATTCGCTTGAAACAGAAGACCGTTCTGCAGTGCAAATCCCAGATCCGTTCATTGAAAAACTAATCATTGAAGCCACTTTGGAGGCACGAAATGAGGGCCTGATCAAAGCAATCAAGGATTTAGGGGGTGGAGGCCTCTCATGTGCAATTTCAGAGACTGCTGATGCGATGGGTGTAGGAATTGAGCTGGATGTGAACCTAGTCCACACACGTGAGCCAAACATGAAGCCTGTGGAAATCATGACGTCAGAATCACAGGAGCGAATGTTAGTAATTACCGACAAAAAAAGACTCCCAAAACTACAAAAGATTTGCAAAAAATTCCGAGTCAGCTGTTCTGTTATCGGCAAGGTAACTGGTGATAAGATCATGAAGGTAACGGACTCAAAATCTGTTCTCGCATCGATGCCTGCAGAGATAGTTGCAAATGCTCCGCTGTTGAACAGGCCGTCAAAAGAGCCAGCATATCTAAAGCAACTCCAAAACAAAAAAGAACCTACTGCATCAAAGGATATATCAAAAACAATCCTGTCGCTTTTATCAAGTCCAAACATTGCAAGTAAAATCTGGGTCTATGGACAATATGATCACGAGGTTGGCATTAGAACCGTGGTAAAGCCCGGCTCTGACGCCGCCGTACTTCGACTGGACAATGAAAAATACCTTGCAGTCAAAATCGACGGAAACCCAAAACACTGCTATTTGGATCCCAAGCATGGTGCAATGGGGTGTTTTGAAGAGGCATGCAGAAATGTAGTGTGTACAGGAGCCGAGCCAATTGGAATGGTTGATCATCTGCAATTTGGCAACCCTGAAAACCCAGAAATCTTTTGGACGTTTTTAGAATCGCTCAAAGGAATAACTGAATTTTGTAAACATTTTGAGATTCCATGTGTTGGCGGCAAGGTCAGCTTGTACAACGAAACTCCGCAAGGTCCAATCAAGCCGACTCCACTGATAGGCGTGCTGGGATTAATTGAGAAAACTCCTCTCAAGCCTCAAAAAATCATGCCAAATGACGCATTGATACTTGTTGGAACAACAAAAGACGAGCTTGGCGGCTCTGAGTACTATGAATACATTCATGATTTCATTGGCGGACGAGCGCCAAAAATAGACCTCTCAGAATCCAAGAAAAACATGAAGGCGGTATTGTCAATAGTCCAATCTGGGCAAGTAAAGGCCGCACACGACTGTGCAAAGGGCGGATTGGCAATTGCAGTATCGGAACTGTGCATGACTAGCCAAATTGGATGTGTCGTATCGCTAGACAAAGTGCCACAACAAAAGCTAGACTCTGCCAAGATTTTGTTTTCAGAGAGTCACTCTAGATATTTGCTTGTAGTGGAACCATCAAAGCTAGCCCCAGTGCTTGCCGCACTCAAAAAGAAAAACATAACACATTCTCAGATCGGTTCGTTCCAAGGAAATGAAATCGTATTTTCAAACAAGAAAAATCAAGTTGCCAAACTAAGGGTTGATAAGGCACATGAAAAGTGGTTTAATTCACTGAGGGAACTGGTGCTTCATGCCTAA
- the purQ gene encoding phosphoribosylformylglycinamidine synthase subunit PurQ, translating to MKVGVIVFPGSNCDRDMFHVLQDVFKLDVKYYWHEDKLPKNLDAVVLPGGFSYGDRLRAGVIAAHSPIISDVKKMAEKGMPVLGVCNGFQILVESQLLPGVLLKNTSLNFMCQWTELIVKNNKTPFTSKFKLGQKIPIPIANGEGRYYIDKENLEKLKKNNQIVFQYGSNINDSVFDIAGICNKEGNVVGMMPHPERAVEPEINPKDCAPSNMIFQSLIATIGARK from the coding sequence GTGAAGGTCGGCGTAATCGTATTTCCGGGGAGCAACTGCGATCGCGACATGTTCCATGTACTACAGGATGTCTTCAAGCTCGACGTGAAATATTACTGGCATGAAGACAAGTTACCAAAGAATCTAGATGCGGTTGTTCTGCCAGGTGGATTTTCTTATGGCGACAGATTGCGCGCGGGAGTCATTGCGGCACACAGCCCTATAATATCTGATGTTAAAAAAATGGCAGAAAAAGGCATGCCTGTTTTAGGGGTATGCAACGGATTTCAAATTCTAGTGGAATCCCAACTGCTTCCGGGAGTTTTACTAAAGAATACGTCTCTGAACTTTATGTGCCAGTGGACTGAACTCATAGTCAAAAACAACAAGACGCCGTTCACATCAAAGTTCAAGCTAGGACAGAAAATTCCAATTCCGATTGCAAACGGAGAAGGGCGATATTACATAGATAAAGAAAATCTGGAAAAACTCAAGAAAAACAACCAGATTGTATTCCAGTATGGTTCTAACATCAACGACTCTGTCTTTGATATTGCAGGAATATGTAACAAAGAAGGAAACGTAGTAGGCATGATGCCTCACCCGGAACGTGCAGTCGAGCCTGAAATTAACCCCAAGGACTGTGCACCATCGAACATGATATTCCAATCCTTGATTGCTACAATTGGTGCCAGAAAATGA